Below is a window of Candidatus Viadribacter manganicus DNA.
GCAAATTTTTGCGTATTCGCTGCTGTTGGCGCCGCTCGCAGTTGCGCCGGTGTTCACTGGGCTTGGCGGCTTGGTCTATGGCTCTATCGCTGTTGTCGGCGGCGCTTTCTTTGTCTTCCTGGCGATGCGCGTACTTACGTCGCGTGCCGGTGAGGGCGTGCCCGCGGAAGATAAGCGCGCGCGCGATCTCTTTGGCTTCTCGATCCTTTATCTCTTCGCGCTGTTTGCCGCGATCCTCGCTGAACGGGGGCTTGGCTGATGAGCGTTGGAAACGATCTGCCGCAGTCGGTCACGCTCTCGGCTGAAGAGCTGAAGGCGCGCAGCCGGCGCAATCTCTGGATCGCACTTTCGATCGGCGCGTTCGTTTTGCTCGTGTTCTTGATCACCATGGTGAAGGTCGAGGACGGCATCGTGGCGGGGACGTCATGACGCCGGAAAAGAAACGCCTTCGCCGCACCGCGCTCATCGCTGGCGCTGTTGTGCTTGGCATGACCGGCATGGCCTTCGCTGCCGTGCCGATCTACGACGCTTTCTGCAAGGTCACCGGCTATGGCGGCACGACCCAGGAAGCCGAGGCCGCGCCGACGCAAATTCTCGATCGTCGTATCGAAGTGCGCTTCGACGCCAACACCTCGCCCGACTTGCCGGTCGTGTTCGCGCCCAAGCAGACATCTGAAACGCTGCGCATCGGCGAAACTGGGCTTGCCTTTTATCGCGTCCGCAACACCTCTGACGAGCCCGTGGTGGCGCGTGCGACCTACAACGTCACGCCCCATGTCGCTGGCCAATACTTCGCCAAGCTGGAATGCTTCTGCTTTACGGATCGCGTGATCGCGCCGGGGCAGGAGGCAGACCTGCCGGTCGTGTTCTTCGTTGATCCGGAAATCGTGTCAGACCCAGACACGGTCGACATCAACACGCTAACCCTATCTTACACCTTCTTCCGCTCCACTTCGCCTGAAGCTCAGGCGCTGCTGGAATCGGCTGAAGGCCAACCGAGCTAAAGACGGCTGAGGAATCGACATGGCGCACGGCGGCGACGTCAAACACGACTATCACTTGGTCAATCCGAGCCCGTGGCCCTTCGTGGCCTCGGTTGGCGCGCTTGTCGCCGCTATCGGCGCGGTGGTGCTTATGCGCGGCCTCGCTGCTGAGGGCTTGCTCTCCAAGGGGCAATGGTACCTCTTCGGCGCCGGCTCGATCATTCTGATCTTCACCTGCTTCGGCTGGTGGGGCGACGTCATCAAGGAAAGCCGCCAGGGCGATCACACGCCAGTCGTTGATATTGGCCTGCGTTACGGAATGATCCTCTTCATCGCTTCGGAGGTCATGTTCTTCGTCGCTTGGTTCTGGATGTTCTTCGAGCTTGCGATTTTCCACGGCCATCGCGCCGATTGGATGGTGCCGACATGGGACGAAGCCACCGCTGCCGCTTGGGCCAACTGGCCGCCGCCGCACGTTGAAACCTTCGATCCGTTCCACCTGCCGCTGATGAACACGCTTATCCTGCTGCTCTCAGGCACGACGGTGACATGGGCTCACCACGCTCTGCAGCAGGGCGATCGCAAAGGCGCGCGCAACGGCCTGATCTTGACGGTGCTGCTTGGCTGCTTGTTCAGCTACATTCAATTCGCTGTTGAGTATCCAGAAGCGGGCTTTGCATTCGGGAACCAAGGCGATGTGACGAACGCAAACGTTTATGGCGCGTCGTTCTTCATGGCGACGGGCTTCCACGGCTTCCACGTCGTGATCGGCACGATCTTCCTGACCGTCTGCCTACTGCGTTTGCTCGCTGGCCAAATGTCGCCGCAAAAGCACTTCGGTTTTGAAGCCGCTGCTTGGTATTGGCACTTCGTTGACGTGGTGTGGCTCTTCCTCTTCACCTTCGTCTACGTGATGCCGTACCTGACGATGCAGAATTGAGCGATCCGCGGCCCTCACCCTGGGCCGCGGGGCTCATGCTGCGCTGTCCGCAGTGCGGCAAGGGCGGTGTGTTCAGCGGCTACCTGCAGTTTTGCGACACCTGCGCCGTTTGCGGCGCGGATTTCAAAGCCGCTGACGCTGGCGATGGCCCGGCGGTGTTCGTGATCTTGATTGTCGGCGCCATCGTCGCGCCGTTGCTGATCTTCCTGCAGGTGGGATTGGACCTGCCGGACACGCTGGCCCTTGGCATCACGTTAGTCAGCGCCGTTGCGCTCTGCGTAGCGTTTTTGCCGCCGTTCAAGGCCACGCTGTTTGCGCTGCAATGGAAGCATAAGGCGCGCGAAGCGACGCACGAGGACGTGGAATGATCCGCTTCAAACCGCTTCCGCTTATGTCGCTGCTCTCGATCATCGCCTTCGCGGTGCTGATCTCGTTCGGTCGTTGGCAGTGGGAAAAGTACGAACAAAAAAGCGCGGCCGCCGAAGAGCCGGTCGCGGAAATGACGATAGCGAGTTATCAGCCCGTCGAAGGCGGCATCCAGTTCGTGTTCGGCGTTCGCCCCGATACGCACGAGCAGGGGTGGCGCGTTTTCGCGCCGGTTCAGGAAGGCGATAGCATCGTTTTCGTCGATAGCGATTTTGTTGTGGGTCGCGATTCACCCAACCCGGCGGAAATTCGCGTGCCTGCCGCGATGCGTTTTGGCGCGCCGGTCAGCGGCGCATCCGTGCGTCCGGAAGATCCAGGTCCATTCGCGGCGCCTCCGCGTCCGCTTGAGCGGCGCTGGTACGCTGTCGATCTGCCGGCGATGGGGCGTAACGCCGGACTGGAAAACGTCGCCGATTATTACATCGCCGCCGCTTATGTCGGCACGGATGGGCGCGCCGCCGCGAACCCGTTTGCACTGGCGTCCGGCGCCGATGCGCTGCCGCCGGCGCGCCACCTGGGCTATGCGCTGACCTGGTACGGCCTCGCGATCGTTCTCCTGGCCATCTATTTCGCGTACCATGTCAGCGTCGGGCGCCTTACACTTCAGCGCGCGCGTCCGCGCGAGGATTGATGCGTTACATCTCAACGCGAGGCCAAGCGCCGCCCGTTTCATTCTTGGATGCCGTGCTCGCCGGTATGGCGCCGGATGGTGGACTTTATGTGCCGGAGAGTTGGCCCAAACTCGAAACCAAATTGGCGACATCGCACTACGCCACCGCGCCATCGCGCCTCATTGATCTACTCTCGGGTGACGAAGTCGATTGCGACGAGGGCGGCAGCGTCCCGCTGACGAATGAGGCGTATATCGCCGTTCCTTGCGGTCCCGACGATAAATCCTGGCGTCCGAAATGGCCGGAGGCCGTGACACCATTGCGCCAGATCGGCCCGGGGCAGTGGTCGCTGGAGCTGTTTCACGGCCCGTCGCTGTCGTTCAAGGACGTGGCGATGCAATTGATTGGGCCGCTTTACGATTATGCGCTTGAGCGCCGAGGCCGCCGTTCGACTGTGGTTTGCGCGACTTCTGGCGATACGGGGGGCGCTGCGGTCGAAGCGCTCAAAAATCGAGAGCGTATTGATCTTTTCGTATTGACGCCCAAAGGGCGCGTGTCGGACGTGCAGCGCCGCTTCATGACGACCTCTGGTGCGTCGAATGTGAGCGCGATCGAAGTGGATGGCGACTTCGATGCGTGCCAGGCTATCGTCAAAGCGTTGTTTGCCGATGCCGATTTCGCAACGCGCGCAGCGTTGTCGGCGGTCAACTCAATCAACTGGGCGCGGATCGTCGCGCAGTCGGCTTACTTCCACACCAGTGCGCAAATTCTCGCCGCAGGCGGGCCGGTGAGCTTTGTTGTTCCTACGGGCAATTTTGGCGACGCCTACTCTGGGTGGGTCGCCAAACGGATGTGTGCGCCCATCAATCGCATTGTGCTTGCCACCAACGAGAATGACATCCTCGCCCGCGCGCTCACGGGCGGGCGCTATGAACGCGGCGCTTCGAGGGCGACGCTATCGCCGGCGATGGACATTCAGGTCGCCTCCAACTTCGAGCGTATTGTCTTCGAAGCGGTGGGGCGTGATGCGGATCTTGTGCGCGCGCTCTATGCGAACCTCGCACAAACAGGCGGGTTCGATATCCCGATGCAGGCGCTAGCCTGGCTCCGCGAGACATTTGACGCCGTTGCGGTCACCGATGCCCAAACACTCGGCGAAATGCGCAGCGCTTGGACCTACGAAGGCGAGACCCTGTGCCCGCATACTGCGGTTGGGCGCGCGGCGCGTGTAGCGGGCGGAGGCGCGCCACGCGTATTCCTCGCGACCGCACACCCCGCGAAATTCCCGGACACCGTAGAGCGCGCTACCGGTGTTCGTCCGGAACTACCGATCAAATGCGCCGACTTGTTCCAGCGCAGCGAAAAATTTGACTCTCTTCCCGCCGACGCCGAAGCGGTGAAGCAATATATCCGCGAACGGAGTCGCGCTTGGAATTAGAGCTTGTCCGCCTTCCGAACGGGGTGCGCATTGCGCTGGACCCTATGCCGGGGCTTGGCACGGCTGCGCTCGGCGTGTGGCAGCGTGTGGGCGCGCGTTGGGAGCCCGAAGAACTCAATGGGATCGCACATCTTTTTGAACACATGGCGTTCAAGGGCGCAGGCACGCGCGATGCGCGCAAGTTTGCCGAAGACACCGAGAACGCAGGCTGCGTGATGAACGCCGCCACCGGCTATGAGCGCACGGCCTACTATGCGCGCTGCCTTGCTGAACAAGCACCGTTCGCACTCGACCTCATCTCCGACATTCTATTCGAGCCGCATTGGCTTCCCGAGGATCTGGAGAAGGAAAAGGGCGTGGTCGCCCAGGAGCGTGGCGAAGCCTTCGACGCGCCCGATG
It encodes the following:
- a CDS encoding cytochrome c oxidase assembly protein — protein: MTPEKKRLRRTALIAGAVVLGMTGMAFAAVPIYDAFCKVTGYGGTTQEAEAAPTQILDRRIEVRFDANTSPDLPVVFAPKQTSETLRIGETGLAFYRVRNTSDEPVVARATYNVTPHVAGQYFAKLECFCFTDRVIAPGQEADLPVVFFVDPEIVSDPDTVDINTLTLSYTFFRSTSPEAQALLESAEGQPS
- a CDS encoding cytochrome c oxidase subunit 3, with amino-acid sequence MAHGGDVKHDYHLVNPSPWPFVASVGALVAAIGAVVLMRGLAAEGLLSKGQWYLFGAGSIILIFTCFGWWGDVIKESRQGDHTPVVDIGLRYGMILFIASEVMFFVAWFWMFFELAIFHGHRADWMVPTWDEATAAAWANWPPPHVETFDPFHLPLMNTLILLLSGTTVTWAHHALQQGDRKGARNGLILTVLLGCLFSYIQFAVEYPEAGFAFGNQGDVTNANVYGASFFMATGFHGFHVVIGTIFLTVCLLRLLAGQMSPQKHFGFEAAAWYWHFVDVVWLFLFTFVYVMPYLTMQN
- a CDS encoding DUF983 domain-containing protein produces the protein MLRCPQCGKGGVFSGYLQFCDTCAVCGADFKAADAGDGPAVFVILIVGAIVAPLLIFLQVGLDLPDTLALGITLVSAVALCVAFLPPFKATLFALQWKHKAREATHEDVE
- a CDS encoding SURF1 family cytochrome oxidase biogenesis protein yields the protein MIRFKPLPLMSLLSIIAFAVLISFGRWQWEKYEQKSAAAEEPVAEMTIASYQPVEGGIQFVFGVRPDTHEQGWRVFAPVQEGDSIVFVDSDFVVGRDSPNPAEIRVPAAMRFGAPVSGASVRPEDPGPFAAPPRPLERRWYAVDLPAMGRNAGLENVADYYIAAAYVGTDGRAAANPFALASGADALPPARHLGYALTWYGLAIVLLAIYFAYHVSVGRLTLQRARPRED
- the thrC gene encoding threonine synthase, with product MRYISTRGQAPPVSFLDAVLAGMAPDGGLYVPESWPKLETKLATSHYATAPSRLIDLLSGDEVDCDEGGSVPLTNEAYIAVPCGPDDKSWRPKWPEAVTPLRQIGPGQWSLELFHGPSLSFKDVAMQLIGPLYDYALERRGRRSTVVCATSGDTGGAAVEALKNRERIDLFVLTPKGRVSDVQRRFMTTSGASNVSAIEVDGDFDACQAIVKALFADADFATRAALSAVNSINWARIVAQSAYFHTSAQILAAGGPVSFVVPTGNFGDAYSGWVAKRMCAPINRIVLATNENDILARALTGGRYERGASRATLSPAMDIQVASNFERIVFEAVGRDADLVRALYANLAQTGGFDIPMQALAWLRETFDAVAVTDAQTLGEMRSAWTYEGETLCPHTAVGRAARVAGGGAPRVFLATAHPAKFPDTVERATGVRPELPIKCADLFQRSEKFDSLPADAEAVKQYIRERSRAWN